In the genome of Nocardioides palaemonis, the window TCGCAGGGCGGCGGCCAGCGCCGGCGCCGCAGCGGCGGCGGCCAGGGTGGCCAGGGTGGCCAGTCCGGTCGCAGCGGCGGCCACAGCGCCTCGTCGTTCAGCCGGGGTCGCTGACCCCTCCCGTACGACCACCCGTACGACCACACGTACGACCAGGCATCGGGCCCGGTCCGTGCCCCCAGGGATGGGGTGCGGGTCGGGCCCGTGCTGCTTGGATCGGGGCATGCGGAGCATCGGGGTGGAGGAGGAGCTGCTCCTCGTCGACGCGCGGACCGGCCGTCCGCGCAACGTCGCGCGGGAGGTGATCCGGGCGGCGGCCGCGCGCGACGCGCAGGACCCCGCCCCGAGCGACGAGCACGGCGGCTCCCTCGGCCACGAGCTGCACCGCACCCAGGTCGAGACCGACACCCCGCCGCTGGAGCGCCTGTCCGACCTCGAGGACGCGCTGCGTGCCTGGCGCGAGCGGGCCCGCGCCGCCGCTCTCGAGGTCGGCGCCCGGGTGCTGGCCTCCGGCACCTCGCCGCTCGACGGTGACAGCCGGGTCGAGCGCAGCGAGCGCTACGACGCGATGGCCCACCGCTACGGCCTGATGATGGCCGAGCAGCTGGTGTGCGGGTGCCACGTCCACGTCGAGGTGTCCGGCCCCGACGAGGGCGTCGGGGTGCTCGACCGGATCCGCACGTGGGTGCCGCTGCTGCTGGCGGTCAGCGCGAACTCGCCGTGGTCGCAGTCGCTCGACACGGCCTACGAGAGCTATCGCTGGCAGATGCAGATGCGCTGGCCGAGCGCCGGTCCGCTGCCGGTGCTCGGCTCGCCGGACGCCTACCGCCGCCACGTCGAGGCGATGCTCGCGACCGGCGTGCCGCTCGACG includes:
- a CDS encoding carboxylate-amine ligase; the encoded protein is MRSIGVEEELLLVDARTGRPRNVAREVIRAAAARDAQDPAPSDEHGGSLGHELHRTQVETDTPPLERLSDLEDALRAWRERARAAALEVGARVLASGTSPLDGDSRVERSERYDAMAHRYGLMMAEQLVCGCHVHVEVSGPDEGVGVLDRIRTWVPLLLAVSANSPWSQSLDTAYESYRWQMQMRWPSAGPLPVLGSPDAYRRHVEAMLATGVPLDEAMVYADARLSALHPTVEIRTADVCLDVRDTVVVAALARGLVETAAREWADGVPAHDVASEIVRLAGWKAGRHGLTGELVHPPTGTSRPAAEVVASLLDHVGDVLRDSGDHDLVADGLDRLLADGTGARRQRALLDEADGEDAALARAVVRLSRETADA